The segment CGCTGCGCAGGGCTGTGACGATGCAGTCGGAGCAGAAGCGGTGCAGGCACTCCTTGGTGGTCATCGTGTTCTTCAGCATGTCCAGGCAGATGGGACACATGAGCTCTGAGTGCAGTGACCGTGGGGAAACCGCAATCTCCGTGCCATCCATGATGGCTTCCTGCAGGTCccgtgggtggggggggaaacaggggcagtgggaggggaaaAGGATTTTAGAAACAAAGTGGTTCATGAAAGGGAGGTCTGAGAAATACATTATGAGGGTGGAATGTGGGTACCCCTTGTCGCTGCTACCTAAAGAAGATGGGATTTATGACGGgagtgtagtgtgtgtgtgtgtgtgtgtgtgtgtgtgtgtgtgtgtgtgtgtgtgtttaaaaaaatatagaacaatggATTAGCATCCACTAAGAGTAGGGGCAGATTCAACGGCCTCTCCCCATTCCAGTTATCCTGCCTATCCCCATTCCAGTTATCCGAAGGAGTccgggtgcaggggtggggctgggggggcggggggcggtctTAAATGCAGAGCCCGGTGAGACACTGAACTGAGCAATGGTGGAGATTTCTGTTTACTGTCTCTCAAACAAGGCTCGCAATTGTCCGCGCTCTGCCTTGCTGGGGTGGCGGGTTTGTGGGATGAAATGCAATGAAACGACACAGGCGACAAAGTGCTTTGAACAGATTAAAGgtgattgggggggaggggacgggggtcGCGGGGCGGGGAACACGGGCAGGGTCCGGAGGAGAAGGGGGCCGCGGGTGGAGGGGGTGTGTGGCTGGaggggccgcgggcgggcgggggggggtccCCTGTCACCTGCGGGGTCCGGTGGAGCTCGTACAGACTCAGTTCCCACGTTTTGCTGGCATTCTGGGCATTCGCCGGCGTCGTCATGGTGACGGGGCCCAGACCCCCACCGGGGCTCGGGGCGGCGGCGGAGAGAGGTAgactggggagcggggagggggaggggcggcgggcgtCAGGGGGCGCCCGGCGCAGACCCCGCCCCTCCGGGGGTCCCCGCTCGGCCCCCACGCGGCCCCTCACCCGGCTCCTGCCGCCCGCGCTCCCGCCGCCGCGGCGCCGCTCTCGGGCCCGCGTCGGGGCCCcgccgctcgctcgctcgctcgctcggcGGCCGCGGCTCACACAGCAGCCGCTCCCGCCGCCGCCATGGCCCGGGCGCTGGGGCCCGACGTCACTTCCGCCCGGCCCGCCACCCCGCCCGCGCCCGGACGTCACCCGCCACTCGCGGCCCGGGTGGCGCGCGGCGTGAGGCCCGGCTCCCCGCGCtgccccgcgccggccccgccggccgcgcccccggccggcccccgCGTCCCCCGGCGCGCCCCTGGCCCGGGCCCCCAGCTccggagggcggggcctgggaccGCCGGACCCCCGGAGGGgacggccgggggcgggggggggcgggaaagggtccgcctccctcccccactcccgggTCCCCGCGGAGCCGGcctcagccccccagcccccaccccgctgcaCGCAACTTCTCGGGCACCCCCAGCCcgggatgctggggtggggggccccgtCCGTCGCCGCTTCAGTTCTCCGGTCCTGTGAACGCAACTGCGTGCCGAGGGGTCCGGGAACCCCATTCCCACCGGGGGCGCTGGCTGCCCCCTCCGCctggcctccccctgccctctccgaCCCCGCTCTCCCCTCGAGGTTTGGGGGCGGCGGCTCGGGACGTCCAGACTCAACTCTCGGCCAGAGCCGGAGACTCGAGAATTGCGTTTGGACAATCAGgagccgcggcccggcccggcccgggggcggGAGGCGCACGGGAGGGTCGGGGCGGTGGAGACACCACGCGGAAGCACTACATGGGGTCCCTCTCGGGGCGGGGGTGTGCGCGGCGGACGGGGCAGAGTGTCTGGAGTGGGAAGCGGGCAGAACCCCCCTCCAGAACTGTGAAGGaaggggacggggagggaagggaagaggaaggggcaGAGCGACCCCACCGAGGGCAGGGGGACGAGAGGGGGTGCAGCGGGGAAGGAGGCCCCGAGGGGCGTCCCGTCTCCTCCAGCCTGAGCTCGGCCTCCCGGACTTGGGCTGCAGCTGCCAGGGGGTGGCCCGTTTCTGGGCCAAGGCAGATGTGggtcccctcgccccctcccccgggtTCCCCCTACTTCCCTGTCCTCTCCTTCAGTCGGTGGCCAGTCCTTATGTGGGCTCCTGAGTCGATTAGCGcggaccccctcccctccctcctcctcccagccccctccctctgcgctcctccagcccctttcatgGCTGGTCCATTCCCCTAATCCTGGCCCCCTCCCCTAATCCCCCCATCCGACCCCAGGCCGGCTGCAGCTATTGTAAggtggagagaaaggggaggggacctggagaaaggagagggtggggggaggaccacCTGTTCCAAGACCCCCTCCCAAGACCAGAATGGACACCGGGATGaggccttgaaaaaaaaaaatcacccctgGGGGACCATAAGAACTCAGGGTCttggggggtaggggatgggggggctGTAGGGCCGGtagaaggggtggggtggagacccccctccctccccaaaaagCCCAGAGTGTCACGcagacacagtgacacacactctcctctcacACCCGGTGGCGGGGGTTGCCCTGGGAGACCAGACAGTGAAAGGGAACAATCCCGcgggaaaggggaaggagggggcggTGGGGAAGGGTCTGAGGGCTTGGACACAAGAAGAACCGGAGGTGGCAGGGAAGAGGATTTGGAATTTATTAGGGTCACAGGCACCCCTGCCTCCCATATTCAGCATTCCTGAGTCATACACCGGCCACCCCTTTTGTGGCCTGGGAACTCCGAGTCCTCATCAGCGGGAGGCCGGGTGGAGCGGCGGGGGAGCAGCACCATCCAGGGTCCTTGAGGCATTACATGAAAAGACCTCCTGGGAGGGGCAGGAACATTCGGACAGAGGCACTGGGATGGGTCGGGAGCCCTCCTTCAGGGCAACTTCTGCCCTTGGtggctccccgcaccccccatCCAGGTCCCCTTTGGCccgctccctccccactgtggccTCATACCAGTAACTTCCACTGAAGCCCCTGTGATGTATCCACTGTCTTCAGATGCCAAGAAGGCGACTACATCTGCCACGTCTATGGAAACGGCGAGGATCAGGGGCCTAAAGTGGCTGTCGTCTCCCAGCAGACGCATGGTCTTCTCCAATGCCCCCCTGCCCTTTCCCCCCATCCCAGGCCTGGTGAAAACCCAAGGTACTACAAACTCTGGGGTCTTTGTATTCAGACCCCCTCATCGTTCAGTGCTCACCCTTAGGGTCCCCCATATGGCCCATAGGGATCATTCCAGTCACCTGTAAGGAGACACACGTGTAAGTTTCATGGTGTTTTGGGTGGAATGAGTTTGCAACACTTTTATCTTCATTCACGACTCACTGCTTGCTCCCTCCTCTCTGCCAGACACCTTGCCCGGCATCCTCCCTGTGGCCCAGGCCACCCTGCTGCTCTCTGCCAGCCGCCTACCTTGTCTAGCACTTTCTGTGGCACTTTCTGTGTCATTGGTGTTGTAATGAACCCTGGGAGCACCGAGTTACAGCGGATCCCGTGTCTGTGGAAGGGAGAGCGGCTGCTGTCCCTGGAGAGGCACTGGACGCTGCCCCGTCCTCGGGCGCCCCGCTCCCCCGCCTGGGCAAaggcacccctgctccccaccgtCCAAGCTCCCGGGCTGCGGTCTGCGTGAGCCCGATTACTCCAGCCTTGGATGCCGCGTAGTTGGTCTGTCCCACGTTTCCCACCTACGGGGGAGTCAGACATTCGGGGATAAACCAGCGGTCCCAAGGTGCGGGCGCTCTGTCCACTGTGTCGGCTGACCTGTCCCAGCCTCACCTTCCCTACAATGCTACTGATGTTGATGATGGAGCCGTGACAACCACTGGACACCAGGGCCTGGGCTGCAGCCTGAGTGACTAGAAAGATGCCCTGCAGGGAGAGAGTGACAGGGACAGGCAGTCTTAGCCAGCCACCCCCTCTCCGGGCAGGAAGGGCCGCAAGCCACAGATGCATAGGTCACCACCTTGAGGTTGACAGCTATGACTTTGTCCCAGTCATCTTCAGACAGGTGGAGCAGAAATTCATCCCTGGTGATGCCCGCACAGGACACGACAACAGATGGCGGGCGAGAATAGCGGGCCTGTGGGAGGGGGAGGTGACACACCAATCAAGTCCCGCGGGCCAGAagaggggcggcggcggcggcgcggggccgggcccagCTTCACCTGCACTTGCTCCAGCAGGCGCCGGGCGGCCCCCGCCTCCGACACGTCGGCCTGGAAAGCGGCGTGGGGCCCCGGGGGCGGCCCGTCCAGCAGCCGCACAGTCTCCTGCGCCGCTGCCCCGTCCAGGTCGCAGGCGGCCACGGCGGCGCCTTCTCCGGCCAGGCGCACGCTGACCGCTCGGCCGATGCCGCTCCCCGCACCTGAGCGAGAGAACACGCGGgagaggggcgcggggcggccccgCGGGCAGAGGTCAGCGGTGCGCCCGGCTAGCGAAGCCCGCCCCTGGGGACAGAGGCCACAGCGACTGCGGGCCCCCAGAATGCTCGGGCACCCCAACCCGACCCGGAGACCAGGCCCCTCAACCTGTGACCAGGGCCAGCGCTGAGCGGAGCCGGAGCTGGGACGCCATGGCGGGCAGCCGCGGGGCGGACCGCTCAGCACCGAGCCAATCCGGGCGCAGAGGGGGCGGGGCTAGGACAAAGCCCAGCCAATGAGAGCCTGCTGGCCCCTTGGGCCATCTGCGGCCGCTAGCGCAGTCAGACCTCCCACCTCGGGGGCGTGGCCAGGCACCACCGCTGCGGGCCTGGGGAGACCAGGGAGCATGGGACCCTACTAATCCCCCCTCAGTCCCCCGACCCTTCAAAAAAAGGAAGAGACAAAGACTGCACATGGGGCGGAGATTCAAGGACTTTATTGCTAGTCACCACCCTTCCCCAAGATTCCAACAGTGatataaaaagaatagaaacaaaaaaaaatcaggcccTAAGATTAAcagctcccccaaccccctccctcaTCACTTCCAAATCAGGCCACACCACTGATTGATGGTCATCCCTCCTGTTGACTCCTCCTGCTACCACCACTGTCCAGGGCTCCGGCCTTCCCTGACACCTCcgctgtgggagggagggaaaacagAAGCCAGCGTGTGGCAGCTTGGTCCCCAACTaatgggtagggggctggggTAGGCTGCCGTTCCCCCTCTGTGCCAGtcttcatccccccacccccctacttagctccccaaacccaacaaacatggtcagcacacacacacatgtatatatatacacatacatacacatatggtccctctccctctcacctctaCAAAAGTCAACAAACCTCCGGACCCTCACGCCAAGCCAATGCTGCTCCCTTGGCAGCTGTCTCTAGCCAGGGCCCCCAGCCTCCACAGGACTCTGACCTGAAGGACCTCGAGGCTAGAGGTTTGGGATCAGGTGGGGGTAGTTTGTCCCACCTCTCACTCGAGATGGGCAATCAACACCATCATGGCAACGCCCCCCaggatccccagcacttccagaagtgactgCAGTGGTGATGCCTCCCTCAACAGCTCAGGCAACACAGACACTGTCGCTACGTAGATAAAACCACCTGCGGTGAATGGCAGGACCCAGCCAGGCCCCGCTCCGCCTTCAGTGAGGAGGGCACAGGCTGTGCCTGCCAGTGCCCCTAGTGCCGTCAGGAGTTGCAGACGCATCGCCTGGTGAGCAGAAAAGAGAGAGGCACTCACTAACACCTAAGGATTATTGGTGACTCATATATGGCTGCGGGGTATTAGGGATGCAGAGAAGAGGGACACAAGAGAAGGAACAGAAAGAGGTCGAGAGTAGACACTGCCCGAAGAGTCTGACTTTTCACACATCTTCCAATTCACTGGGTCCAGTGCAAAGGGGGATACAAAGGCCTTTATCAGCCGTTACACAGATGGCTTATGGATCACAGTCCAAAACACTATGAACTAGAAGGCAAAGGAACGGAACTCCTTTCCCTGCCTTCCTAAGGGGTCTGATATTCCAAACAGTGTAACCTGTCTGGAACTAATGAAGGCAGTCTCGGGTTTGAAGAGGGTGAATAATGAATAAAGGGTCGAAGGCAACCACAATTGGTTCACATTATCACCAACCTGCTTTTTGCTACAGCCAGACTGGACCAAGATGGCAAAGTCCCCAACTTCATGGGGGACTTCATGTAGCAGGACAGTCATTGTGGTCACGATCCCTAGTGTCCGTCCCCCTCGAAATGAGGCACCAATAGCCAGGCCATCCGTAAAGTTATGTGCCAGGTCAGCAGCCAGATTCAGGTACCCCGATACACGGAGATCTTGtatggaaggaaagggagaggaaatgatCAGGGGCGGCGCCCAACCTACCGAGCCCCGGCCAGCCCAATCACTCTCTCGCTCAGGCGCCCCCTCACACCCAGTCCCTCCCCATTTCCCAAACACCTGTCATTATCCACAGCCCAGACTCCGGGAGACCCACGATGACCCGACTTGCCAGAGCTTATCACCAACCCAGGCCCTCACCTgaacctctttttttctcttcagaatTCTGAGGTCTCACAGGCCCATCTTTGGGTACTGCCTGTCCGCCTTTCCTTTTTCGTGacccccctccttccttttcttcttcctctgagctctgcttctCCTTTGAGGAACGCTCTATGGCAAGAAAGAAGTTGGTGAGCATGGGGCACCTAAGATCGGCAAGATGACCTCTGGAATGTTCCTGGACTCACCATGTTTTCCGTGTCCATGACTCCCATGGCTGTGACCATGTCCATGTCCTCCTTTCACATGTCTTACAAATTTCTCCACCACCAGAAAGGCGACGATTCCACCCAACACCCAGAGGCCCACTGACAGTAGGGGACCCTGtcctggggatggagagagtGACACATTAAGGAGGTGAGGATTCGGGATTCTTTCTCTCCAGGGGCAGGCGGACAGGAAGGGACAGACCTTCCCCAGCGCCCCAACCCGTGCCCATCCACTCCCTCCTCACCACTGTGGGAATGTCCGTGTCCTCCAGGCTGTTCCACAGGCTGATGAGAATGCGGTTCTGGAGGAAGGGGATGAAAGGCCTAATGAGGGAGTTTATCCCATGTGAGTCTGACACTGGAGAAAATATCAGGAGACCAGGAATCTCAGGGACGCTAGCCTCTTATTTACTTTTGAGGTCACTTACCCAGAGCATGAGGGATGAGGTGCAGGAAGGCATCTCCTAGGAGCCCACCTGAGGCAAAACTAAGCAAGATCTGGAGCAGAGAGCGATGCCGGGGGGAGTTTGACTCCACAGGTATGAGAAAGAGGACAAAAAATGGGGCTGCAGATATCAGCACTGTGGCGCCTAGTgcctggggggagagagagatggggtcaAGTGGTGCAGGGATTCACGACAATCCAgagccatcccctccccccattccctgGGGACTCACATAGGCCCAGAGAGTGACAGTGTCCATGTTCTGCTTGATGCCTGGAGCCCCAGACTCCCCAAAGCTTCcatggctgtgctcatggctatGGCCATGGTGCATATCCTCATGGGAATGTCCATGGTCGTGACCGTGGGTGTGCCCGTGCCAGATGCTTTCATGAGTATGTCCATGGCCATGGGCATGGCTGTGTCCATGGCCATGCGCATGGCTGTGTCCATGGTGGAAATCCTCATGTGAGTGCCCGTGGCCGTGGCCATGGAAGTTCTCGTGCAGCTCGTCGTGCGGGTCTCCGTGACCCCCGTGTCCGGCCACTAGCAGCCCCAAGGCCGCCCAGGTCAGCAGTCCCACGGCTACCTTGTAGGGGGGCCCCAGGCCTCTGGCCATCACGCTgaccagagggacagagacagtgacTCCACTTGACCCTCAACACCCATGCGGGCTTCACACATGCCCGTCATCCACTTCCAAGGCTCATGCCCCCCGTTCCATTCTGTCTCCACCCACATTGTTCCCAAGGCTCGTTCTTTTGCTCCCGCGATCCCTCCCGGATGTAGGGCCCCCGGGACACCGTTCTAGGCTTAGATCCTGCACTCTAGGGACTCTCTGGGCCCTCGTCTCTATGACCCACCACGTGCGGAGAGAGGCCTGGGGAAGGACGGTAGCGAAAAGCAGGGAAGTCTCACCGGCTCCGGGATCCTCTTCTTTCCCGGTTTGCTCGGACGTGGCAGTCACGCCTCCAGCTCCCGCGAGAAGAGGAAGTTCCGTTCTGTCCCCGTCCCCGACCCCTTTACCAACATGGAGGCGCTCGGGTAGCGGAGAGGCGCCGGGCGGCGGCGCGCatgcgcgggcgcgggggcggcggcggcgggccgggccgggccgctcACAGGCCCGCCGAGACCGCGGGGGCGGGCCCTGGCGCCGAGACTTCCCGTCCGTATCAACATGGCTGCCGCAGCGGCGCTGTCATTTTGGTACCGAGCAGAGCGCAGCGTGTAGTCCGACCCGGTCGAGGCCAGTCTCTTTCTCGGTTTTGCTTTCCCTCTGGGTCTCCCTCGTGCTCGGCTGGTCCCCCGGCAGCCCCCGGGCCCCTCGACATTCCCGCGCTCGGCCGGGCGGCATGTCCTGGGCCGCGCGCCCGCCCTTCCTCCCGCAGCGGCATGCCGCGGGGCAGTGTGGGCCGGTGGGGGTGCGAAAAGAAATGCATTGTGGGGTCGCGTcccggtggcggcggcggcggccctggCTGGatcccgcggcggcggcggcggcggcggcggcgggagacCCACAAAGCCCGGAGCCGGAGCCGGGGGAGGCTGGACGGGACGGGATGGGCGACAGCGGGCGGGGTGAGTGTCCCGGCAGACGGGCTGGCGGGCCAGTGACCGAGttatctgccccctcccccgcgcctgGCCGCGTCCCCGGCGCTCCCGCCCCCTTGTTTGTAAACACGCGTCTCCTCCCGGGGCCCCAGCGCCCGGccccccggggcggggcggggcgggggcgccgcggAGCCCGAGGCCCCGCGCGCCCCAGGGCCGGCCGGGCCGTGCGCCCCGGCTTCCCCGGCTCGAGGACTCGACATTTGCAGGCGGGTCCCGAGCCCTCGGAGGGGTGTCGGGCGCCTGTCCCTTTCCCGGCATGTCCCGGCTCCCAAGCTGGAAGTGCCGGGGCCAGTTGCGCCACCCCACGTGCCGCTTTACCCACCCGAAAAGCCGCTGGATTTGGGGTGACCAGATGCGTTGTTccggatttttttttcttgcctgaactgccctcctccccactgGGACCCCCTCCCTCTCACCACAGTGGGGACATCGGCTGTCGAGTGATAACAGGGTGTCGCTGGACTCGGGATGAGTGGGGTGGGCTGGCGTGGTGCGGCGGGCAGAGAATTGGAGTTGGATGATGAAGTGAAAACTCAT is part of the Sorex araneus isolate mSorAra2 chromosome 2, mSorAra2.pri, whole genome shotgun sequence genome and harbors:
- the HSD17B8 gene encoding (3R)-3-hydroxyacyl-CoA dehydrogenase, whose translation is MASQLRLRSALALVTGAGSGIGRAVSVRLAGEGAAVAACDLDGAAAQETVRLLDGPPPGPHAAFQADVSEAGAARRLLEQVQARYSRPPSVVVSCAGITRDEFLLHLSEDDWDKVIAVNLKGIFLVTQAAAQALVSSGCHGSIINISSIVGKVGNVGQTNYAASKAGVIGLTQTAARELGRHGIRCNSVLPGFITTPMTQKVPQKVLDKVTGMIPMGHMGDPKDVADVVAFLASEDSGYITGASVEVTGGLFM
- the SLC39A7 gene encoding zinc transporter SLC39A7; translation: MARGLGPPYKVAVGLLTWAALGLLVAGHGGHGDPHDELHENFHGHGHGHSHEDFHHGHSHAHGHGHSHAHGHGHTHESIWHGHTHGHDHGHSHEDMHHGHSHEHSHGSFGESGAPGIKQNMDTVTLWAYALGATVLISAAPFFVLFLIPVESNSPRHRSLLQILLSFASGGLLGDAFLHLIPHALEPHSHQPVEQPGGHGHSHSGQGPLLSVGLWVLGGIVAFLVVEKFVRHVKGGHGHGHSHGSHGHGKHERSSKEKQSSEEEEKEGGGSRKRKGGQAVPKDGPVRPQNSEEKKRGSDLRVSGYLNLAADLAHNFTDGLAIGASFRGGRTLGIVTTMTVLLHEVPHEVGDFAILVQSGCSKKQAMRLQLLTALGALAGTACALLTEGGAGPGWVLPFTAGGFIYVATVSVLPELLREASPLQSLLEVLGILGGVAMMVLIAHLE